The Mercenaria mercenaria strain notata chromosome 10, MADL_Memer_1, whole genome shotgun sequence genome contains a region encoding:
- the LOC123561563 gene encoding anaphase-promoting complex subunit 13-like isoform X1 has product MFWCNKKMDSEVTRDGRLMDLIDEKWREDQLPEEDIAVPQMELPEIEQLENGPTTETLKEQEQKWTDLGLSSLHDQPPPSSSS; this is encoded by the exons ATGTTTTG gTGCAACAAGAAAATGGACAGTGAAGTCACTAGAGACGGTCGTCTAATGGATCTCATTGATGAAAAATGGCGGGAAGACCAGCTTCCGGAAGAAGACATTGCTGTTCCGCAGATGGAATTACCAGAAATCGAACAGTTGGAGAACGGACCAACTACAGAGACTTTGAAAGAACAAGAACAGAAGTGGACAGATTTAGGTCTCTCGTCGCTACATGACCAGCCACCTCCTAGTAGCAGTTCATAA
- the LOC123561563 gene encoding anaphase-promoting complex subunit 13-like isoform X2, with protein sequence MDSEVTRDGRLMDLIDEKWREDQLPEEDIAVPQMELPEIEQLENGPTTETLKEQEQKWTDLGLSSLHDQPPPSSSS encoded by the coding sequence ATGGACAGTGAAGTCACTAGAGACGGTCGTCTAATGGATCTCATTGATGAAAAATGGCGGGAAGACCAGCTTCCGGAAGAAGACATTGCTGTTCCGCAGATGGAATTACCAGAAATCGAACAGTTGGAGAACGGACCAACTACAGAGACTTTGAAAGAACAAGAACAGAAGTGGACAGATTTAGGTCTCTCGTCGCTACATGACCAGCCACCTCCTAGTAGCAGTTCATAA